Proteins encoded by one window of Methanobacterium sp. CWC-01:
- a CDS encoding 50S ribosomal protein L11 methyltransferase encodes MNIKCSCGIHFLKSCEEVLKSLEDHYLPCKSCENTDLKKFRPLIEQVELKNIDAPWKRCKCGRRHLDYVMAHILAIMMEEGQRNRNSTLRQVGTPLITPGYPLKGPPYLEKDSMILLTDDIDENCSLRIYKDVPEVKGVLKGDLKVTVGVRDSGSSPHTYQLLAGCDLRCDILKTTCGPICIYKNQSQIHLEFPKPSNPKIIALHQILSKYQNPSVLDCTCGPGTLGIAALKSGASKVVFNDIWYPAARMTTINLEVNGFPVNINEKKQGLLAEGENSQVYCADIRDLKYVLDGRFDIGVIDPFPGVNFKEFSQAVGEICQEVIIIQ; translated from the coding sequence ATGAATATCAAGTGTTCTTGCGGGATCCACTTCCTAAAAAGTTGTGAAGAGGTTCTGAAAAGTCTGGAGGATCATTACTTGCCCTGCAAAAGCTGCGAGAATACTGATCTGAAAAAGTTTCGGCCTTTAATAGAGCAAGTTGAGTTAAAAAACATTGACGCCCCATGGAAACGATGCAAATGTGGACGTCGCCACCTGGATTATGTGATGGCCCACATTCTGGCGATAATGATGGAAGAAGGGCAAAGGAATCGGAACTCTACTCTACGCCAGGTTGGAACTCCCCTAATAACACCCGGATATCCTTTAAAAGGCCCTCCTTATCTAGAGAAAGATTCCATGATCCTTTTAACTGATGATATTGATGAAAATTGTTCTCTGAGAATTTACAAAGATGTACCCGAGGTTAAAGGAGTCTTAAAAGGTGATTTGAAAGTAACCGTGGGGGTTAGAGATTCGGGATCATCACCACACACTTACCAGCTTCTGGCCGGGTGCGACTTGAGGTGCGACATCCTAAAAACCACATGTGGACCGATTTGCATCTACAAAAACCAGAGTCAAATTCATCTGGAGTTTCCAAAACCATCTAACCCTAAAATAATTGCTCTTCATCAAATATTGAGCAAATATCAGAATCCAAGTGTTCTAGACTGTACATGCGGACCTGGGACCCTGGGGATAGCTGCCCTCAAATCAGGTGCCAGTAAAGTAGTTTTTAATGACATCTGGTATCCTGCTGCCAGGATGACTACCATTAATCTGGAAGTTAACGGATTTCCAGTGAATATTAACGAGAAAAAACAGGGATTATTAGCAGAAGGTGAGAATTCCCAGGTTTACTGTGCTGATATCAGGGATTTGAAATATGTTTTGGATGGGAGGTTTGATATCGGCGTTATAGATCCATTTCCGGGTGTTAATTTTAAAGAATTTAGCCAGGCGGTAGGTGAAATATGTCAGGAAGTGATTATAATCCAGTAA
- a CDS encoding CpaF family protein translates to MRDKRKEILRDLLGEFADEDADEAEASKKSEENLERSDEESETEGRAEEGFFARDDDKFNLDNLIKEHSKRGSRRPKKARQMSEAFKAEIIEEGLIPKYNVALPRLSKNELNLFNEIREKLVEVAVAQGEEFQVDEDSFTGEVKQFLRSKGIRDVDRLATQISQEMLGYGKLDPMIKDDDLEEVMVIGTDRTVFVYHRKIGMMATNVVFETDEDIRAIIDVIARQVGRRIDQQMPILDARLKDGSRVNATIPPVSADGSTLTIRKFRKDPLTVVDLINFKTLSSHLAGFLWVCTDGMGVKPCNAIIAGGTGSGKTTTLNTVAAFVPPRERIITIEDTLELQLPHTHVLRMETRPPNIEGQGELNMDTLVKNSLRQRPDRVIVGEVRGGEATTLFTALNTGHSGMGTLHSNTARETITRLVNPPMSVPNIMIPALDFIIMQNRMYRSEGGSMRRVTEVAEVVGMEEGNVQLNRVFEWNNVTDKVEYVGIASQTLRDIAELRGIGITEIEEEIEKRRLVLEYLADNNIRSIHEVGRCVNSYYRDPDEMMDRIL, encoded by the coding sequence ATGAGGGACAAGCGTAAAGAGATTCTTAGAGATCTTTTGGGTGAATTTGCAGATGAGGATGCAGATGAAGCAGAAGCCTCAAAGAAGAGTGAAGAAAACTTAGAAAGATCTGATGAAGAGTCTGAAACTGAGGGGAGAGCTGAGGAAGGTTTTTTTGCCAGAGATGATGATAAATTCAATCTGGACAACTTAATAAAGGAACATTCAAAAAGGGGTTCAAGACGTCCTAAAAAAGCTAGACAGATGTCTGAAGCTTTTAAAGCCGAAATTATTGAGGAAGGTCTTATCCCCAAATATAACGTTGCTTTACCCCGGTTGTCAAAGAATGAATTAAATCTTTTCAACGAGATCCGGGAAAAACTAGTGGAAGTGGCTGTGGCCCAGGGTGAAGAATTCCAGGTTGATGAAGACTCCTTTACTGGTGAGGTTAAGCAATTCCTGCGCAGCAAGGGCATAAGGGATGTGGATCGACTGGCTACCCAGATATCCCAGGAGATGCTGGGTTACGGCAAACTGGATCCCATGATCAAGGACGATGATCTGGAAGAGGTCATGGTAATTGGGACCGATAGAACGGTATTTGTATACCATCGAAAGATAGGAATGATGGCCACCAATGTTGTTTTTGAAACTGATGAAGATATCCGGGCCATCATCGATGTCATTGCCCGTCAGGTGGGTAGGAGAATAGACCAACAGATGCCCATTCTGGATGCTCGTTTGAAGGATGGGTCAAGGGTAAACGCAACCATTCCCCCGGTTTCTGCTGATGGTTCCACTTTAACCATTCGTAAATTCCGTAAGGATCCCCTAACCGTGGTGGATTTAATAAACTTCAAAACTCTTTCATCACACCTGGCAGGTTTCCTTTGGGTCTGTACCGATGGTATGGGTGTTAAACCCTGTAACGCCATCATTGCGGGTGGTACCGGTTCTGGTAAGACCACCACCCTCAACACCGTCGCTGCCTTTGTACCCCCACGGGAAAGGATCATAACCATTGAAGACACTCTGGAACTGCAACTGCCTCACACACACGTTCTGCGTATGGAGACCCGCCCACCCAATATTGAGGGTCAAGGTGAACTCAATATGGACACACTGGTTAAGAATTCACTCCGTCAAAGGCCAGATCGTGTTATTGTGGGAGAAGTTCGGGGAGGAGAAGCCACAACTCTGTTCACCGCGCTAAATACTGGTCACTCTGGTATGGGTACGCTTCACTCTAACACTGCCAGGGAAACCATAACTAGATTAGTCAACCCTCCTATGAGTGTTCCCAACATCATGATACCTGCTCTGGACTTTATAATCATGCAGAACCGTATGTATCGGTCTGAAGGAGGATCTATGCGTAGAGTCACTGAGGTGGCCGAAGTAGTGGGTATGGAAGAAGGTAACGTCCAGCTAAACCGAGTGTTCGAATGGAATAATGTTACTGATAAAGTTGAATATGTGGGAATCGCCAGTCAAACTTTAAGAGATATAGCCGAACTGAGAGGTATTGGTATAACTGAGATAGAAGAAGAAATAGAAAAGAGAAGGCTGGTACTGGAGTACCTGGCAGATAACAATATAAGGTCCATCCATGAAGTGGGACGTTGTGTAAACAGTTATTACCGGGACCCTGATGAAATGATGGACAGAATATTATAG
- a CDS encoding type II secretion system F family protein: MVFEGLKKFFNRIGNFTVDSSQKVGEGAQKVSSGVQTPVKRVGKIKPRKPAVKSPFKPKKKDDDEGLKFKASTTRSSAPKRSIKRMNMDKDEIAIFRELIDKKYERTDTDSTEESQKTAIRKASLEEILREEEKKGVDPKLILGLGVLSFGIVFVVLIILGIGLEIGLIFGILIILLTVFLIYLPKMKSGGRSTAASREIPFALRQMATELRAGMGLHDSMRSVATSGYGPLSEEFARALEEIRYGQTTEQALMDMSERIDSEGLKRAVYQITRTLTSGGDLAKTLGVIAEDTAYEMRMKLKDYAQKLNSFTMIYMFIAILGPVILMVMLIAASTVMGPMIPPILLLIMYLFFFPAIVAFMAFMIKRLEPKL, encoded by the coding sequence ATGGTTTTCGAGGGCCTTAAAAAATTTTTTAACCGTATAGGTAATTTCACTGTTGACTCATCCCAGAAGGTAGGTGAGGGGGCTCAGAAGGTTAGTAGTGGAGTTCAAACCCCGGTAAAGAGAGTGGGAAAGATCAAACCCCGTAAACCCGCTGTAAAATCTCCTTTTAAACCCAAGAAAAAGGATGATGATGAAGGCCTCAAATTCAAGGCATCTACTACCCGGTCCTCAGCTCCCAAAAGAAGTATTAAACGTATGAATATGGATAAAGATGAAATTGCCATATTTCGGGAGTTAATTGACAAGAAATATGAAAGGACGGATACTGATTCTACAGAAGAATCTCAAAAGACTGCCATTCGGAAAGCATCTTTAGAAGAAATTCTTCGTGAAGAGGAAAAGAAAGGTGTTGATCCTAAATTAATCTTAGGATTAGGTGTGCTTTCCTTTGGGATAGTGTTCGTGGTCTTGATAATTTTAGGTATAGGTCTGGAAATAGGGCTTATCTTCGGTATTTTGATTATCTTATTAACTGTATTCCTCATATATCTACCAAAAATGAAATCAGGGGGCCGATCCACTGCTGCTTCACGAGAAATACCATTTGCCCTTAGACAGATGGCCACTGAACTCCGGGCCGGAATGGGACTCCATGACAGTATGCGGTCAGTGGCCACTTCAGGCTACGGTCCTCTTTCTGAAGAATTTGCTCGGGCCTTAGAGGAAATAAGGTATGGTCAAACTACGGAACAGGCCCTAATGGATATGAGTGAACGAATAGATTCTGAGGGTCTGAAAAGAGCCGTGTATCAGATCACCCGAACACTTACCAGTGGGGGAGATCTGGCCAAAACCCTGGGGGTTATCGCCGAGGACACCGCCTATGAAATGAGGATGAAACTCAAAGATTATGCCCAGAAGCTAAACTCATTCACCATGATTTACATGTTCATAGCCATTCTGGGACCGGTTATCCTCATGGTTATGCTCATCGCGGCTTCCACTGTTATGGGGCCAATGATCCCACCTATATTGCTACTCATCATGTACCTCTTCTTCTTCCCGGCCATTGTAGCCTTCATGGCCTTCATGATCAAGAGGCTGGAGCCCAAGCTTTAA